The following proteins come from a genomic window of Methanosarcina sp. MTP4:
- a CDS encoding winged helix-turn-helix transcriptional regulator: protein MWKAGLLFILILSTCPIAHAEEGGYIVGPCPPQEELDKLGDAVDMSGADVTYSFWEFPLSFKIAYIIGYLAAFASILKLVPLILGKVRIPQGNENRQKIYRYIQQLPGCTISEISRDLEINRGAVRFHLEMLKAGNKITLMRAEKFTRVFQNSDVFASSEKMIIAHLKSNTRKQILLKILEKPEITNKELSEDLYLDKSTTYWHIKSLRDDKIILSETEGKSRKYFVNPALETDLLKWLNM from the coding sequence ATGTGGAAAGCAGGGTTACTTTTTATTCTTATTTTAAGCACATGCCCCATAGCCCATGCTGAAGAAGGAGGATATATCGTAGGCCCCTGCCCGCCCCAGGAAGAGCTCGATAAGCTGGGCGATGCCGTAGACATGAGCGGGGCTGACGTGACATACTCGTTCTGGGAATTTCCGTTGTCGTTCAAGATAGCTTATATAATAGGATATCTGGCTGCCTTTGCTTCCATACTCAAACTGGTCCCCTTGATCCTGGGCAAGGTTAGAATCCCGCAGGGAAATGAAAACAGGCAGAAAATATACCGTTACATACAGCAGCTCCCAGGGTGCACGATATCCGAAATATCAAGAGACCTGGAAATTAACCGGGGGGCTGTGAGGTTCCACCTTGAAATGCTTAAGGCCGGAAATAAGATAACCTTAATGAGGGCTGAAAAATTTACAAGAGTCTTTCAAAACTCCGATGTTTTCGCAAGCAGTGAAAAGATGATAATAGCACATCTCAAAAGCAACACACGAAAGCAGATACTTCTTAAGATCCTGGAAAAGCCCGAAATCACAAACAAGGAACTCTCGGAAGACCTGTATCTGGACAAAAGCACCACATACTGGCATATAAAGAGTTTAAGGGACGACAAAATCATTCTTTCCGAAACAGAAGGCAAATCCAGGAAATATTTTGTGAACCCGGCTCTCGAAACTGATCTGCTAAAATGGCTCAATATGTGA
- a CDS encoding NosD domain-containing protein, giving the protein MKIKFCYLITFLFLLMTAGTGAADKITVDGNGGADYTSIQDAVDNANDTDLIIVHSGIYFENILINKPLTLKPADNNSNVIIKATNFSNYIFHIRSSNASITGFNLLGETGNKLRSGIYLNNVKHCQISGNSISNVEDGILLSSSQENNIENNSLFSNGLHGINISGSDNNVISKNKIFSNRYGIIIESSNSNLISGNNASLNENYGIALFKTNDSFVKENIATGNKHGICLTSSFNNKIENNNAVKNTLTGSVVWDSGANRLENNDFSFNGDSGLTLLHENKNNRIVNNEISHNKNGIYSRSDGALILNNTINSNDKYGILLIYTEGNIIENNTLLDNEKGIETKKLSENRVSSNTIDDRLTIRKLISAFLILIVIGTAYYLKKESLILKALKVLLIAAIVLILAILAWYFPFESGLYESSVEINNIQWTDTASINESYTRGNLSMDLDYIEKYTYPPDSGKSLETDALPVDIRISSMSAESTLGDYALLHEEPLTLEYSETYRYSHLLDLEKEKQHKVLVEIFTVRYYEYPNPAYGDSSRELIGLAVTDVDLKRN; this is encoded by the coding sequence ATGAAAATAAAATTCTGTTATCTGATAACCTTCCTCTTTTTGTTGATGACTGCCGGTACCGGGGCTGCAGACAAAATTACGGTAGATGGCAACGGGGGAGCAGATTATACTTCAATCCAGGACGCAGTCGATAACGCAAATGATACAGACCTCATTATCGTGCACAGCGGTATTTATTTTGAAAATATACTCATTAACAAACCACTAACACTAAAGCCTGCAGATAATAACTCAAATGTAATCATCAAAGCTACAAATTTTTCGAATTACATATTCCACATCAGATCATCAAATGCCAGCATAACCGGTTTCAACCTGCTGGGCGAAACCGGGAACAAACTCAGGTCCGGGATATACCTTAACAATGTAAAGCACTGTCAAATCTCAGGCAACAGTATTTCGAACGTAGAAGACGGCATTCTCCTTTCCTCTTCCCAGGAAAACAATATCGAAAACAATTCTTTATTTTCAAACGGCCTGCACGGAATTAACATATCCGGCTCCGATAACAATGTCATAAGTAAAAATAAAATTTTCAGCAACCGATATGGAATAATTATAGAATCTTCAAACAGTAATCTAATTTCCGGTAACAATGCAAGCCTCAACGAGAATTATGGAATAGCCCTGTTCAAAACAAATGATAGTTTTGTAAAAGAGAACATTGCTACCGGAAACAAGCATGGGATTTGTTTAACTTCATCCTTCAACAATAAAATCGAAAACAACAATGCTGTCAAGAATACCTTGACCGGTTCGGTTGTGTGGGACTCGGGAGCTAACCGGCTGGAAAACAATGATTTCAGCTTCAATGGGGATTCGGGCTTAACTCTTCTTCACGAAAATAAAAATAATAGAATTGTAAACAATGAGATTTCACACAACAAAAACGGGATATATTCCAGAAGTGACGGCGCTCTTATCCTGAACAATACCATAAATTCCAACGACAAATACGGAATACTTCTCATATACACTGAAGGCAATATCATCGAAAACAACACTCTTCTGGATAATGAAAAAGGAATTGAGACTAAAAAATTGTCAGAAAACCGGGTATCTTCAAATACGATTGATGACCGGCTGACCATCCGGAAACTAATATCTGCTTTTCTCATCCTGATAGTAATCGGGACGGCATATTACCTGAAAAAAGAGTCATTGATATTGAAAGCTCTAAAGGTCCTGCTTATTGCGGCCATAGTATTGATACTTGCAATCCTTGCATGGTACTTCCCGTTCGAATCAGGCCTGTATGAGAGCAGTGTTGAAATAAACAATATCCAATGGACCGATACAGCCTCCATAAATGAGAGTTACACAAGAGGAAACCTCTCAATGGACCTTGACTATATCGAAAAGTATACATATCCTCCAGACTCCGGAAAAAGCCTTGAAACAGATGCCTTACCGGTTGATATCCGTATAAGTTCAATGAGTGCTGAAAGCACGTTAGGGGATTACGCTCTGTTACATGAAGAACCTCTCACCCTGGAGTATTCGGAAACATATCGATACAGCCACCTGCTGGATCTGGAAAAAGAAAAACAGCATAAAGTATTAGTTGAAATTTTCACTGTGAGATACTACGAATACCCAAATCCTGCTTATGGGGACTCAAGCCGGGAATTAATAGGACTGGCAGTAACAGATGTTGACCTGAAAAGGAACTAA
- a CDS encoding IS1182 family transposase: MFKKYDQKQQFLLPLSLEEFVPENHIARVLNDLIDLVDISDIESTYSEEGCPAYHPRFLLKILLYGYLINIRSSRKIEQMTQTDTAFMYLAAMQKPDFRTICRFRSTHLDSIKEIFSQVVTFCKEMDMIGSSISIDGTKVKANASPRQSKSSDALKKEIDKILKESIEIDKQEDEIYGDSTPYQVPEELVNKQKRVEKIKAAMKKIDEEKLKKVNITDNDAKIMKHKDGSKKPSYNCQVAVDEKEQIIVASDVVDEENDLHQVVPMIENVKETLGYKPTIVLADAGYFSYDNVKFLLDQEIDAYIPDNFYEVEKRGKTKKFRKSLFKYDPEKDCYYCPAAFEIPFTRIQKRNDEPDLRYYVCKYCSLCVLKNACTESENRTISRDPREYLMENMRAKLNTEEGTEQYQKRMCTVEPVFGQMKQDRGFREFLLRGKRKTKIEFLMMCTVHNIKKIADFMKREGKSLKEILNMITGRGNECRNKGGITARKASMVR; the protein is encoded by the coding sequence ATGTTCAAAAAGTACGATCAAAAGCAGCAATTTTTACTTCCATTAAGCCTGGAAGAGTTTGTTCCTGAAAACCATATTGCCAGAGTGTTAAACGACCTCATAGATCTCGTTGATATCAGTGATATTGAGTCCACTTACTCTGAGGAAGGTTGTCCTGCCTATCACCCAAGATTTCTTTTAAAAATCTTACTCTACGGGTACCTTATAAACATTAGAAGTTCACGCAAGATAGAGCAAATGACACAAACTGATACTGCTTTTATGTACCTTGCAGCTATGCAAAAACCTGATTTCCGCACTATTTGTCGATTCCGTTCAACTCATCTTGACTCTATTAAAGAAATATTTTCACAGGTTGTCACGTTTTGTAAGGAAATGGATATGATTGGTTCCAGTATTTCGATCGATGGAACAAAGGTTAAGGCAAACGCTTCACCAAGACAAAGTAAAAGTTCCGACGCTCTCAAAAAAGAGATCGATAAGATACTCAAAGAAAGCATTGAGATCGATAAACAGGAAGACGAAATTTATGGTGATTCGACACCGTACCAGGTGCCAGAAGAACTGGTTAACAAGCAGAAAAGAGTAGAGAAAATCAAAGCTGCTATGAAAAAAATTGACGAAGAAAAGTTAAAAAAAGTAAACATCACAGACAACGATGCTAAAATTATGAAGCATAAAGATGGAAGCAAGAAACCTTCCTATAATTGTCAGGTTGCTGTTGATGAAAAGGAACAAATAATCGTTGCATCAGACGTTGTCGATGAAGAAAATGACTTGCATCAAGTTGTACCAATGATAGAAAATGTAAAGGAAACACTGGGATACAAGCCGACAATAGTGCTGGCAGATGCAGGTTATTTTTCATATGATAATGTGAAATTTTTACTCGATCAAGAAATTGATGCTTATATTCCTGATAACTTTTATGAAGTAGAGAAAAGGGGAAAAACAAAGAAGTTCAGAAAATCTCTCTTTAAATATGATCCGGAAAAGGACTGTTATTATTGCCCTGCTGCTTTTGAAATCCCATTTACAAGAATCCAAAAAAGGAATGATGAGCCAGATTTACGGTATTATGTCTGCAAGTATTGTTCTTTGTGTGTGTTAAAAAATGCATGTACTGAGAGTGAAAACAGGACAATATCAAGAGATCCAAGGGAGTACCTCATGGAGAATATGAGGGCTAAACTGAATACAGAAGAAGGAACGGAACAGTATCAGAAAAGAATGTGTACTGTAGAACCTGTGTTTGGCCAGATGAAACAGGATAGAGGATTCAGGGAATTTCTTTTGAGAGGGAAAAGGAAGACAAAAATTGAGTTTCTTATGATGTGTACTGTACACAACATAAAGAAAATAGCAGATTTCATGAAAAGAGAAGGAAAAAGCCTGAAGGAAATACTGAATATGATAACCGGGAGAGGAAATGAATGTAGGAATAAAGGGGGAATTACTGCAAGAAAGGCAAGTATGGTACGTTGA